The sequence below is a genomic window from Shinella sp. PSBB067.
CTATCCGCCTTCAGCCGAAGGTCAAGCTCGGCGCCGACGTCCGGCGTCTCGGTCTGCGGCAAGTGGGCGGTGAGCACCGTTCCGTTCGCCTCGATATGGCAGCGGTGATGGGTGCCGAAGAAGGCGCTGCCGGTGATGCGTCCGCGGCCGAGCGAGACGGTAGGCTCATCCGCATGGGTGGAGCGGAAATGCTCCGGGCGGATGCAGAGCGTGACCGCCCGTCCGGGGGCGGGCAGGCCTGAAACGAAGGCGGCGGCTGGAAGGACGGCGCGGCCGAGCGCCGTTTCCACCTCCGCTTCGTCGCCAGCGGTGCGGCTTACCTTCGCGAGCAGGAAATTGGCCTCGCCCATGAAGCCGGCCGAAAACAGCGAGCGCGGGCGCATGTAGATCGAGGCCGGCGTGCCGACATCCTCGATATGGCCCTTGTTCATCACGACGATGCGGTCGGCGATCGCCATCGCCTCCTCCTGGTCGTGGGTGACATGGACGAACGTGGTGCCGACGCGCTTCTGGATCGCCTTCAATTCGTCCTGCATCTGCCGGCGCAGCTTCAGGTCCAGCGCGCCGAGCGGCTCGTCGAGCAGCAGCACGTCGGGATCGACCGCGAGCGCCCGGGCGAGGGCCACGCGCTGGCGCTGGCCGCCCGAAAGTTCATGTGGCTTCCTGGCGGAGGAGGCCCTGAGGCCGACGAGATCGAGATAGGAGAAGGCCTTCTCGTAGCGCTCCTTCTTGCCCATGCCGCGCATGCGCAGGCCGAAGCCGACATTGTCGCGCAGGCACATATGCGGAAAGAGCGCATAGTCCTGGAACATGGTGGTGGTCGGCCGCTTGGCTGGCGAGACGTGCGTCATGTCGCGCCCGCCGATGGCGATCGTACCCGAGGTCGGCTCGATGAAGCCGCCGAGGATGGAGAGGAGGGTCGTCTTGCCGCAGCCGGAGGGGCCGAGCAACACGATGAACTCGCCCGCCGCGATATCGAGCGAGACGTCGTCCAGCGCCCGGAACGCGCCGAAGTCCTTGGTGGCGTTCTTGATGGAAACGTCGGCGGTCATGAGGATTTCCCGGTTTTTCTGAAGACCGTGAGTTCCATGAGGATGAGGAACACGACGGAGATGAGGAAGACGACGCTGCCGATGGCGTTGGTCTTGGGATCGAGGCCGGAGCGCAGCATGCTCCAGATCTCGACCGGCAGCGTCACGTCGAAGCGCGACAGCAGGAAGGCGACGATGAACTCGTCCCAGCTGAAAGTGACGGAGAGGAAGAAGGCGGCGAGGATCGAGGGTAGCAGCATGGGCGCGGTGACAAGCAGCATGACCTGCCAGTCCTTCGCCCCCAGATCGCGCGCCGCCCGTTCGATGTTCACCTGATGCCCGCCCATCGAGGCATAGATGATGGCGAAGCAGAGCGGCAGGTTGATCACCACATGGCCGATGCCGACCGTGAGAAGCGAAAGCCGCATGCCCGTCACGTTCAGCATGGAAAGGAGGCCAAGGCCGATGATCAGTGTGCTGACCGTCATCGGCGCGACGATGAGGCCGCGCAGGAGGGCGGAGGCCGGCAGCGTGTAGCGGGCGAAGGCGTAGGCGGCAAGGAAGCCGAGGACGCACGCGACGGCCGAGGAGATAACCGCCACCAGCAGCGAATTGCCGAGCGCGGCCATCAGCTTGCCGTCGGAAAAGACCGCCTCGTACCAGCGCAGCGTCAGCCCGTTCAGCGGTGGCACCGGCAGCGTGCCGTCCTGGAAGGAGAACAGCACCAGCACGACGACGGGCAGGAAGATGAAGAGATAGATGAGGCCGGCATAGAGCGCGGCAACGACGGTGGAAAGCTGCCGCATGGTCATGTCCTTTCCATCTTCAGCCAGCGCGCGCAGGCGATATAGGCGAGCGTCACCACCGCCATCAGCACCAGCGAGAGCGCCGCCGCCATCGGGAAGTCCGCCCGCCGACCGAGCTGCAGCATGATGACCTGCGGCAGCACCAGCTCGTTGTTGCCGCCGAGGATCTGCGGGGTGATGTAGTCGCCGATGCACAGGACGAAGGTCAGGAACGCGCCGACCATGATGCCCGGCAGCGTCAGCGGCAGCACGACATGCCAGAAGGTCTGGAAGGCGTTCGCCCCGAGATCCGCCGCCGCGCGGCGGTAGTTCGGCGAGAGCTGGATCAGGTTGGCGTAGATCGTCAACGTCAGCAGCATGACGAAGAAATGCACGAAGCCGATGACGGTGCCGGTGCGGTTGGCAGAGAGCGCCAGCGGCTCGGAGATGACGCCGATCGAGAGCAGCGCCTGGTTGACGACGCTGCCCTTGGACAGCACCAGCAGCCAGGAATAGGAGCGCACCACATAGGAGGTCCAGAAGGGCAGGATCGCCATGATGAGGGCGAAGCGCTGCCATTTCTTCGGCACCCGCTCGGCGATGATCCAGGCGAGGGGATAGGCGAGCAATACGGAGATGACGGTGACGGTCGCCGTGATCTCCAGCGAGACCACCAGCCCCTTGAAGAAATGCGCCTTCTCGAATAAGGCGACATAGTTGTCCAGCGTCCACGTTGCGACGATCTCGCGCCCCTGCCGCGTCCAGAAGCTGATCGCGGCCATATAGGCGAAGGGCACGAGGAAGAAGAGGGCGGTCCAGAGTAGCCCCGGCAGGGCAAAGGCCCATGCCTTGCGGCGCTCCGCGCGTTCGAGGGCTGTGGCGGTCATCGTCTTGGGGCCTCGTTGGTGGCGCTCAGGGCGTGGATCCTCGGGTCGAGCCCGAGGATGACGAAAGAGGGGAGGAGCGGGGACTGAAGCAGCGGCGGCACATGCCGCGCCTTTCGATGGGGCGGAAATGCATCTTTCCCACTGTTCGGTGCCGAAAGACGCTTCATACGATGCGAGGGGCAGCATTCGCCGCCGACCGGC
It includes:
- a CDS encoding ABC transporter ATP-binding protein — translated: MTADVSIKNATKDFGAFRALDDVSLDIAAGEFIVLLGPSGCGKTTLLSILGGFIEPTSGTIAIGGRDMTHVSPAKRPTTTMFQDYALFPHMCLRDNVGFGLRMRGMGKKERYEKAFSYLDLVGLRASSARKPHELSGGQRQRVALARALAVDPDVLLLDEPLGALDLKLRRQMQDELKAIQKRVGTTFVHVTHDQEEAMAIADRIVVMNKGHIEDVGTPASIYMRPRSLFSAGFMGEANFLLAKVSRTAGDEAEVETALGRAVLPAAAFVSGLPAPGRAVTLCIRPEHFRSTHADEPTVSLGRGRITGSAFFGTHHRCHIEANGTVLTAHLPQTETPDVGAELDLRLKADSIVVLQDGAGV
- a CDS encoding ABC transporter permease; translated protein: MTATALERAERRKAWAFALPGLLWTALFFLVPFAYMAAISFWTRQGREIVATWTLDNYVALFEKAHFFKGLVVSLEITATVTVISVLLAYPLAWIIAERVPKKWQRFALIMAILPFWTSYVVRSYSWLLVLSKGSVVNQALLSIGVISEPLALSANRTGTVIGFVHFFVMLLTLTIYANLIQLSPNYRRAAADLGANAFQTFWHVVLPLTLPGIMVGAFLTFVLCIGDYITPQILGGNNELVLPQVIMLQLGRRADFPMAAALSLVLMAVVTLAYIACARWLKMERT
- a CDS encoding ABC transporter permease, with the protein product MTMRQLSTVVAALYAGLIYLFIFLPVVVLVLFSFQDGTLPVPPLNGLTLRWYEAVFSDGKLMAALGNSLLVAVISSAVACVLGFLAAYAFARYTLPASALLRGLIVAPMTVSTLIIGLGLLSMLNVTGMRLSLLTVGIGHVVINLPLCFAIIYASMGGHQVNIERAARDLGAKDWQVMLLVTAPMLLPSILAAFFLSVTFSWDEFIVAFLLSRFDVTLPVEIWSMLRSGLDPKTNAIGSVVFLISVVFLILMELTVFRKTGKSS